One Halobacterium zhouii genomic region harbors:
- a CDS encoding DUF6517 family protein, with product MRRRTFLGTAGIAGLGALAGCSTAAGSVAPPSIPEQALSDGGWKQTDRTEQTVFEKSYGPMTVTGKSTTLTYTDAELAKSVEEKTLGRIQGDLAIFAASHINFSPDLNNLPAAIGRKEVLNRTETAARDQFEARMRDAGLVEVTKTGEQDFETDSGATASLTTYESSFPVEEMTYDAGGKTLTLDVDAISVAGDLAVWNEGDYVVVAGGAYPAENVAKTTTKQLSEAISVTVNIDLGLTPEAYREEVRGLVATTE from the coding sequence ATGAGACGTCGCACATTTCTCGGAACAGCGGGCATCGCCGGACTCGGCGCGCTCGCCGGATGTTCGACCGCTGCCGGCAGCGTCGCGCCGCCGAGCATCCCCGAACAGGCGCTGTCGGACGGTGGCTGGAAGCAGACCGACCGCACGGAGCAGACGGTGTTCGAGAAGTCCTACGGCCCGATGACGGTCACCGGGAAGTCGACGACGCTCACGTACACGGACGCGGAACTCGCGAAGTCCGTCGAGGAGAAGACCCTCGGCCGCATCCAGGGCGACCTCGCCATCTTCGCGGCGTCCCACATCAACTTCTCGCCGGACCTCAACAACCTCCCGGCGGCCATCGGCCGCAAGGAAGTTCTCAATCGGACGGAAACGGCAGCGCGCGACCAGTTCGAGGCGCGGATGCGAGACGCCGGCCTGGTCGAGGTCACGAAGACGGGCGAGCAGGACTTCGAGACGGACTCCGGCGCGACAGCGAGTCTCACCACGTACGAGTCGTCGTTCCCCGTCGAGGAGATGACCTACGACGCTGGCGGGAAGACGCTCACACTCGACGTCGACGCCATCTCGGTCGCGGGCGACCTCGCGGTGTGGAACGAGGGCGATTACGTCGTCGTCGCGGGCGGCGCGTACCCCGCGGAGAACGTCGCGAAGACGACGACGAAGCAGCTTTCGGAAGCCATCTCGGTGACGGTGAACATCGACCTCGGGCTGACGCCCGAGGCGTACCGCGAGGAGGTTCGGGGCCTCGTCGCCACAACAGAGTAG
- a CDS encoding DUF7384 family protein has protein sequence MGDREADVHPARVAADADVLAADVFVDGDARRALDCVRSHSWVELVVSEPLLDDAESVVEALGDAGLAADWRERVESLATLVEHPEGDHPALAAAYHGDAAHVLTYDEALGSARTGMKLKERVDVSVKPPDGFATLFDPERLYPEVVGGEYPGPDRDPRE, from the coding sequence ATGGGTGACCGCGAGGCAGACGTGCATCCGGCGCGCGTCGCTGCCGACGCCGACGTGCTCGCCGCGGACGTCTTCGTGGACGGGGACGCGCGGCGCGCGCTCGACTGCGTGCGCTCGCACTCGTGGGTGGAGCTCGTTGTGAGCGAACCGCTGCTCGACGACGCCGAGTCGGTGGTCGAAGCACTCGGCGACGCCGGCCTCGCCGCCGACTGGCGCGAGCGCGTCGAGTCGCTCGCGACGCTCGTCGAACACCCGGAGGGCGACCATCCGGCGCTCGCCGCGGCGTACCACGGCGACGCAGCGCACGTCCTCACGTACGACGAGGCGCTCGGCTCGGCCAGAACTGGGATGAAGCTGAAAGAGCGCGTCGACGTCAGCGTGAAACCACCTGACGGGTTCGCGACGCTGTTCGATCCCGAACGGCTCTACCCCGAGGTGGTGGGCGGGGAGTACCCCGGCCCGGACCGCGACCCCCGCGAGTAG